In one Bryobacteraceae bacterium genomic region, the following are encoded:
- a CDS encoding CPBP family glutamic-type intramembrane protease codes for MQEKITASDRRLIVLAVAVVLFSAAFIRYNYRAAFPQASLELKLGRGEITDRAASYADSRNWKRDGFLNLTLFDPDDEARLFLEREVGLEKANAMMRAEAPVWRWRARWYKPPGREEFRVVLAPDGRIAGFDHVLAEQAPGDRLSQDDARTRAEAFLHRQTAEPHKLVEQESEQRPNRVDHVFTFEREGWAVSGATIRRTVTVRGGEVAAYREFLKIPEQWQRDFAAMRSKNELYSQAAQALYMVLVVAALILLVQALRRHALDWKPLFLICGAVGLLMVIAAWNMLPFTLDARPTSAPLIESIALGVLEGLGAGVGVFVYVILAAAPGEVAYRRQWPEKLRLGALVTRAGIRTREFFRGCIAGYAMAAGHLVFVTAFYLLGQRFGVWAPQDVDYSNLLSTALPWIYPLTISAQAASAEEFWFRLLAVSLLLRLSRGKPAGALIAIVAPAFVWGFLHSTYPQQPAWIRGVEVGAIGIVAGLVLVRFGIVATLVWHYTVDAALIGSFLLQSGSLYFQLSGLIVAGVVLLPLAAAVIGYRRGGGFVVDPRLANAALPAPDGGADPVSPLSPPLTPPWPAWRLYAAAGLALAGGLLVSSRPYGDFIRVTLTREQAIEAAGPPRQGERLLAAFEENLDDAVFEYLRRQVGRAEAERLVREHATTGVWRVRFFRPGEKEERWVFVDPQGRPYRTDWILDERATGANLDKPVARMRAEAYLRETDVDLDKYRLIDYSAEQRERRTDHLFVWEHRDVQAGEARARISLRVLGARVSQYRRYFFLPESFLRDYRRPRLAAYALPSLIGAAAVVALLAFLRNVRRAYVDWRVCGISAAAGLVSYAVSTLNGFPLFYLRYDTSQPLADYQSDGVLSIAIWALLTGLMFFLGALAVQVVLPLAHGDRRLPAASIARAAAIGTLAWGLPRMLSAAGAAIGGDRRSLPLWSAPPVEQWWPGAAVLTGGISAAFAATVALPVAIAALMAAYSPRARPILAGVAAVAVALSQAATATQFVFYAASTLILLGAVSLVVRTCGAAVGSLALATFAGSCLQSGWSLATRAAEPLRWQGWAALAVAMAAVLAYWFLARRRRPETAATPDS; via the coding sequence GTGCAGGAGAAAATCACCGCCTCGGACCGGCGCCTGATCGTGCTGGCCGTGGCGGTGGTTCTGTTTTCGGCGGCTTTCATCCGCTACAACTATCGGGCGGCGTTTCCGCAAGCCTCGCTCGAGCTGAAGCTCGGCCGCGGCGAGATCACCGATCGGGCGGCGAGCTACGCCGATTCGCGCAATTGGAAGCGCGACGGATTCCTGAATCTCACGCTTTTCGACCCGGACGACGAGGCGCGCCTGTTCCTCGAGCGCGAAGTGGGGCTTGAAAAGGCGAACGCCATGATGCGCGCCGAGGCTCCGGTGTGGCGGTGGCGGGCGCGCTGGTACAAGCCTCCGGGGCGCGAGGAGTTCCGCGTCGTGCTGGCGCCGGACGGCCGAATCGCCGGTTTCGACCATGTGCTGGCCGAGCAAGCGCCCGGAGACAGGTTGTCGCAAGACGACGCTCGCACGCGAGCCGAAGCCTTTCTGCATCGACAAACCGCGGAGCCGCACAAGCTCGTCGAACAGGAATCGGAGCAGCGCCCGAACCGCGTCGACCACGTCTTTACATTCGAGCGCGAAGGCTGGGCCGTGAGCGGAGCCACCATCCGGCGAACCGTAACCGTCCGGGGCGGGGAAGTGGCCGCCTATCGCGAGTTCCTGAAGATCCCGGAGCAGTGGCAGCGCGATTTCGCCGCCATGCGCAGCAAGAACGAGCTCTACTCGCAGGCCGCGCAGGCGCTCTACATGGTGCTGGTCGTCGCGGCTCTGATCCTGCTTGTGCAGGCGCTGCGACGCCACGCGCTCGATTGGAAGCCGCTGTTTCTGATCTGCGGCGCGGTCGGTCTGCTGATGGTGATCGCCGCATGGAACATGCTGCCGTTCACGCTCGACGCGCGTCCGACGAGCGCGCCGCTGATCGAGAGCATCGCATTGGGAGTCCTCGAAGGCCTCGGCGCGGGCGTCGGCGTGTTTGTGTACGTGATCCTCGCCGCCGCGCCCGGTGAGGTGGCCTACCGGCGGCAGTGGCCGGAGAAACTCCGTCTCGGCGCATTGGTGACGCGAGCCGGCATCCGGACTCGCGAGTTCTTCCGGGGCTGCATCGCCGGATACGCGATGGCGGCCGGGCACCTGGTCTTCGTCACCGCCTTCTATCTGCTCGGGCAGCGCTTCGGTGTATGGGCGCCGCAGGATGTCGACTATTCGAACCTCCTCTCCACCGCCCTCCCGTGGATCTACCCGCTGACGATCTCCGCGCAGGCGGCGTCCGCCGAGGAGTTCTGGTTCCGGCTGCTCGCGGTGTCGCTTCTGCTTCGCCTGTCACGCGGCAAGCCGGCCGGCGCCCTGATCGCGATCGTTGCGCCCGCGTTCGTCTGGGGTTTCCTGCACTCCACCTATCCCCAGCAGCCGGCGTGGATTCGCGGCGTGGAAGTGGGCGCGATCGGCATCGTGGCCGGGCTGGTGCTGGTCCGGTTCGGTATCGTCGCGACTCTCGTCTGGCACTACACCGTGGATGCGGCGCTGATCGGTTCGTTCCTGTTGCAAAGCGGCAGCCTGTACTTCCAGTTGAGCGGACTCATCGTGGCCGGCGTAGTGCTGCTGCCGCTCGCCGCGGCCGTGATCGGCTACCGGCGAGGCGGCGGGTTCGTTGTGGATCCGCGCCTCGCCAACGCCGCCCTCCCGGCGCCGGATGGCGGAGCGGACCCGGTCTCTCCGCTGAGCCCACCGTTGACGCCTCCGTGGCCCGCCTGGCGTCTTTACGCAGCCGCGGGACTCGCTCTCGCCGGCGGACTTCTCGTTTCTTCGAGGCCCTACGGCGACTTCATTCGTGTTACCCTCACCCGGGAGCAGGCGATCGAAGCGGCCGGTCCGCCTCGTCAGGGCGAGCGATTGTTGGCCGCATTCGAAGAGAACCTGGACGACGCGGTATTTGAGTACCTACGGCGCCAGGTGGGCCGAGCCGAGGCGGAGCGGCTGGTGCGGGAGCATGCCACCACGGGCGTCTGGCGGGTTCGCTTCTTCCGTCCGGGCGAGAAGGAGGAGCGCTGGGTCTTCGTCGACCCACAGGGCCGTCCATATCGAACGGACTGGATCCTCGACGAACGTGCCACCGGCGCGAACCTCGACAAACCGGTGGCCCGCATGCGAGCCGAAGCGTACCTGCGCGAAACGGACGTCGACCTCGACAAATACCGCCTCATCGACTATTCGGCCGAGCAGCGGGAACGGCGCACCGATCACCTGTTCGTGTGGGAGCATCGCGATGTGCAGGCCGGTGAGGCGCGAGCCCGCATTTCGCTGCGAGTGCTGGGCGCGCGAGTGTCGCAATACCGTCGCTACTTCTTCCTCCCGGAGTCGTTTCTCCGCGACTATCGTCGTCCACGCCTGGCCGCGTACGCGCTACCCTCGCTGATCGGAGCGGCGGCCGTGGTGGCCCTGCTCGCCTTCCTGCGGAACGTGCGCCGCGCCTATGTCGACTGGCGCGTTTGTGGGATATCGGCCGCCGCCGGGCTGGTGTCGTACGCGGTGAGCACGCTAAACGGATTTCCGCTGTTCTATTTGCGCTACGACACCTCCCAGCCGCTCGCCGATTACCAGAGCGACGGCGTGCTCTCGATCGCCATTTGGGCGCTGCTTACCGGCCTGATGTTTTTCCTTGGCGCGCTGGCTGTCCAGGTAGTGCTGCCGCTCGCCCACGGGGACAGGAGATTGCCGGCCGCCTCCATCGCCCGTGCCGCCGCCATCGGGACGCTGGCCTGGGGATTGCCGCGAATGCTCAGCGCCGCCGGGGCGGCTATTGGAGGCGACCGCCGGTCCCTCCCGCTCTGGAGCGCTCCGCCCGTCGAACAGTGGTGGCCGGGCGCCGCGGTGCTGACTGGCGGTATCTCGGCCGCCTTCGCGGCCACGGTGGCTCTCCCGGTGGCGATCGCCGCGTTGATGGCGGCCTACTCGCCGCGCGCGCGGCCGATTCTCGCCGGAGTGGCCGCCGTTGCTGTCGCGCTGAGCCAGGCGGCCACGGCGACCCAGTTTGTCTTCTACGCCGCCTCGACACTCATCCTGCTGGGGGCGGTGTCGCTTGTCGTCCGGACGTGCGGAGCGGCCGTGGGCTCGTTGGCGCTGGCGACGTTCGCGGGGTCGTGCCTGCAATCAGGCTGGAGCCTCGCCACGCGTGCCGCTGAACCGCTTCGGTGGCAGGGCTGGGCGGCGCTTGCCGTCGCTATGGCGGCCGTTCTCGCCTATTGGTTCCTGGCGCGCCGGCGGCGGCCTGAAACCGCCGCTACGCCAGACTCGTAA
- a CDS encoding redoxin domain-containing protein, with protein MNRRHLILMGAGAFAMQAQSGKTHLKVGDVAPDFTLPSTMGKPVTLSAYRGKTVVLAFFPAAFTGGUTKEMTAYQAGLAKFKDAGAEVFSISTDNAPTLKHWSDELKAEFPMLSDFMRKTAKAYGVLMEERGIANRTTFVVDGEGKIQHIDEGSAAIDITGAATACSRLKH; from the coding sequence ATGAACCGTAGGCATCTCATCCTCATGGGAGCCGGCGCCTTCGCGATGCAGGCCCAAAGCGGCAAAACGCATCTCAAAGTTGGCGACGTGGCTCCGGATTTCACGCTACCCTCCACCATGGGCAAGCCAGTTACTCTTTCGGCGTACCGCGGAAAGACGGTGGTGCTCGCCTTCTTTCCGGCCGCCTTCACCGGCGGCTGAACGAAGGAGATGACGGCGTACCAGGCTGGTCTCGCCAAATTCAAAGATGCAGGCGCGGAGGTATTCTCGATTTCCACTGACAACGCGCCAACATTGAAACACTGGTCCGACGAACTGAAGGCCGAATTCCCGATGCTGAGCGATTTCATGCGAAAGACAGCCAAGGCCTACGGGGTGCTCATGGAAGAGCGCGGCATCGCCAACCGCACGACATTCGTGGTGGACGGCGAAGGGAAGATTCAGCATATCGACGAAGGCTCGGCGGCCATTGACATCACCGGCGCCGCCACCGCCTGCAGCCGCCTGAAGCACTAA
- a CDS encoding M24 family metallopeptidase: protein MLTPEGCARRRERLFASMVASGWPVYVTRNYRTTYYFTGTLTPAESPVAFVAWADGRFELVTAETYSPDRCVTQPFADLNRKLAALLPEEAVVVREDRGALPEILALRRRKEPDEIGEIRESLRLCAVAYDAAREAIRPGATELDVYLAMHAAISRAHGAVVPFPGDFACGERCVRGGGLPTTRVLAEGDLYILDLFPAPALYFGDTCRTFAVGGNASARQHAAWEAVMDARRLAESLVRPGVPAREVHAKVKSFLDAQPVSENSFWHHSGHGIGHDGHEAPRIMTPSSDVFEEGDVIALEPGVYSKAIRGGVRLEDNYIVRAEGLERLFEYRLEL from the coding sequence ATGTTGACCCCCGAAGGTTGCGCGCGCCGCCGGGAACGGCTGTTTGCGTCGATGGTAGCCAGCGGCTGGCCGGTCTACGTGACGCGGAACTACCGGACGACGTATTACTTTACCGGGACGCTGACGCCGGCCGAGTCTCCGGTGGCCTTCGTTGCCTGGGCGGACGGACGTTTCGAGCTGGTGACGGCTGAAACCTATTCGCCCGATCGCTGCGTGACGCAGCCGTTCGCGGACCTGAACCGGAAGCTCGCCGCGCTGCTGCCCGAAGAGGCCGTGGTGGTTCGCGAAGATCGTGGCGCGCTCCCGGAGATCCTCGCCCTGCGCCGCCGCAAGGAACCCGACGAGATCGGCGAGATCCGGGAGAGCCTGCGCCTGTGCGCGGTGGCTTACGACGCGGCTCGGGAGGCGATCCGCCCGGGCGCGACTGAACTCGACGTCTACCTTGCGATGCACGCGGCGATCTCGCGTGCTCACGGGGCGGTTGTTCCGTTTCCGGGCGATTTTGCGTGCGGCGAGCGGTGCGTCCGCGGGGGCGGTCTGCCCACGACACGCGTGCTCGCGGAAGGCGACCTCTATATCCTTGACTTGTTCCCGGCTCCGGCGCTCTACTTTGGGGACACGTGCCGTACGTTCGCTGTCGGCGGCAATGCGAGCGCGCGGCAACACGCGGCCTGGGAGGCGGTGATGGATGCGCGGCGCCTTGCCGAGTCGCTGGTCCGGCCGGGCGTTCCGGCCCGGGAGGTCCACGCCAAGGTGAAGTCGTTCCTCGACGCGCAGCCCGTTTCCGAGAACAGCTTCTGGCATCACTCGGGCCACGGCATCGGCCACGACGGCCACGAGGCGCCCCGCATCATGACCCCGTCGAGTGACGTTTTCGAGGAAGGCGACGTCATCGCGCTCGAGCCTGGTGTCTATTCGAAAGCCATTCGCGGGGGCGTCCGGCTCGAGGACAACTACATCGTCCGCGCGGAAGGCCTGGAACGCCTCTTCGAGTATCGGCTGGAACTGTGA
- a CDS encoding zinc ribbon domain-containing protein, with protein MPIFEYRCEDCGTRFEKLVRNSDTDGPACPSCGEAHLRKELSTFAAHAGSQSRAEAPRMGGGCPAGMCRTPDLCGRN; from the coding sequence ATGCCGATCTTCGAGTATCGTTGTGAGGATTGCGGGACGCGATTCGAGAAGCTGGTGCGGAACTCGGATACCGATGGTCCCGCCTGCCCTTCTTGCGGTGAAGCCCATTTGCGGAAGGAGCTATCCACATTCGCCGCGCACGCCGGATCGCAGTCGAGAGCGGAAGCGCCGCGCATGGGCGGAGGCTGCCCGGCCGGGATGTGCCGGACTCCGGATCTTTGCGGCAGAAACTAA
- a CDS encoding DUF1080 domain-containing protein yields the protein MRALLPVALLAGAGLPVFSETVRLFNGKDLTGWKMTGPGRFLIEDGALKTVGGMGLLFFEGQPFGNCRVKVVFKTAGARDNAGVFIRMPEAPRDPWYGVHNGYEVQIDAGGDEWHATGSLYSLAKTTPGFQKPAGEWNTMEIDLRGQTTTVYLNGQKVNEFRGDQPVPERKQWFEPVRGPRPDVGYIGLQNHDGRSVVYFKEVTVTK from the coding sequence ATGCGAGCACTCCTGCCCGTCGCGCTCCTCGCCGGGGCTGGGCTGCCCGTGTTCTCGGAGACCGTGCGCCTGTTCAACGGCAAGGACCTGACCGGCTGGAAAATGACCGGTCCGGGCAGGTTCCTCATTGAGGACGGCGCTCTGAAGACGGTGGGCGGCATGGGACTGCTCTTCTTCGAAGGGCAGCCGTTCGGCAACTGCCGAGTGAAAGTGGTCTTCAAGACGGCTGGAGCGCGCGACAATGCGGGCGTGTTCATCCGCATGCCGGAAGCTCCGCGCGATCCGTGGTACGGAGTCCACAACGGCTACGAAGTACAGATCGACGCCGGGGGCGACGAATGGCATGCCACGGGGTCGCTCTACTCGCTCGCCAAAACCACGCCTGGCTTCCAGAAGCCGGCTGGTGAGTGGAACACGATGGAGATCGACCTGCGCGGACAGACGACCACCGTCTATCTGAACGGCCAGAAGGTGAACGAGTTCCGTGGCGACCAGCCCGTGCCTGAGCGCAAGCAGTGGTTCGAGCCGGTGCGCGGTCCGCGGCCCGACGTGGGATACATCGGGCTGCAGAACCACGACGGCCGCTCGGTGGTCTACTTCAAGGAAGTTACCGTAACCAAGTAA
- the rpmE gene encoding 50S ribosomal protein L31 has translation MKAGIHPAYNEVNVNCACGHTFKTRSTHKGDIRLEICSSCHPFFTGRQKLIDTEGRVERFRKRYQRAAEKASKN, from the coding sequence ATGAAAGCCGGAATTCATCCCGCATACAACGAAGTGAACGTGAATTGCGCTTGCGGGCATACGTTCAAAACGCGGTCCACGCACAAAGGCGACATCCGCCTGGAAATCTGTTCGAGCTGCCACCCCTTCTTCACCGGCCGGCAGAAGCTCATCGACACCGAAGGCCGCGTTGAGCGGTTCCGCAAACGGTATCAGCGAGCCGCTGAGAAAGCCTCCAAGAATTGA
- a CDS encoding CpsD/CapB family tyrosine-protein kinase — protein sequence MSRVHDALRRLERAGVTLPGATTAASPTPDWAAALHGLLEQVQEVPWDPAAEAHIIDAQRPAEFPAEEFRSLRTRLNHLQGSRPLHTLVVTSASPAEGKSFTAANLAVAESHLQGNYTLLADFDFRRPTVHNLFKVDRSPGLSEYLEGKASLAEIIKRVGNTNLFICPAGSAVINPLELLNLKEVRLLIERLPSIFNWVILDTPPLLFAADANLLSTYCDGSLMVVRLGQTTIDSITRAIQGMSHNNVVGVVANAAKRGELYSKYTYYHSYYYYNEDGEGKAAPPADAAPAEHPDSDSDS from the coding sequence ATGAGTCGAGTACACGACGCGCTAAGGCGGCTGGAACGAGCCGGGGTTACGCTTCCCGGCGCCACCACGGCGGCATCGCCGACTCCCGACTGGGCGGCCGCCCTGCACGGGCTGCTCGAGCAGGTGCAAGAGGTGCCCTGGGACCCGGCCGCGGAGGCGCACATCATCGACGCGCAGCGCCCGGCCGAGTTCCCGGCGGAAGAATTCCGGAGCCTGCGCACGCGCCTCAATCATCTCCAGGGCAGCCGCCCGCTGCACACGCTGGTGGTCACTAGCGCGTCGCCGGCGGAGGGCAAGTCGTTCACTGCGGCGAACCTGGCCGTGGCCGAGTCCCATCTGCAGGGGAACTACACGCTGCTTGCCGACTTCGATTTCCGGCGGCCTACCGTCCATAACCTGTTTAAGGTGGACCGCTCCCCGGGCCTGTCGGAGTACCTCGAAGGCAAGGCCAGCCTCGCCGAGATCATCAAGCGCGTCGGCAACACGAACCTGTTCATCTGCCCGGCCGGGTCGGCCGTCATCAACCCGCTGGAGTTGCTGAACCTCAAGGAAGTGAGACTGCTCATCGAGCGTCTCCCGTCGATTTTCAACTGGGTGATCCTCGACACGCCGCCGCTTCTGTTCGCCGCCGATGCGAACCTGCTATCGACCTACTGCGACGGCAGCCTGATGGTGGTGCGGCTCGGCCAGACCACCATCGATTCGATTACGCGGGCCATTCAGGGCATGAGTCACAACAATGTCGTCGGCGTGGTGGCCAATGCCGCCAAGCGCGGCGAACTCTACTCGAAGTACACCTACTATCACTCGTACTACTACTACAACGAGGACGGCGAAGGGAAAGCGGCGCCCCCTGCCGACGCCGCGCCGGCCGAGCACCCCGACAGCGATTCCGATTCCTAG
- a CDS encoding Wzz/FepE/Etk N-terminal domain-containing protein yields MQATASTGFLSRRALDLDDYLSIIRRHVSWILAPALAGLTLAVVITHLMEDTYVSTAAIRVLPPTVPEKFVPSNTSMQMATRVEAMKQTILSRQTLTNIIETFDLYRKERDRRPMQDVIEEMAGNINVSTPQSLRQAETAAFYISFSYSDRYAAQRVTRDLMSRFINENLHQRQNESKQTTQFLKDAYDTAKLELNEAERKLTEWKMQNIDRLPETIGVSMSQMSVLEARVATLNSSVSRARQEQSVLEAELRAQREKLNAIMRAPTDPLPGARGAAAAPGEASETDQALARVEKELQTLERGLERMLEQYKPTYPDVQRLQSRIATLKKERDSLLDQKLAVGAVSRPGAPAPAGPAAPRMSAARAREIAEIEAGITRLLGQIRAKEMEAERYLKEIADTDRRSGAVQRRLELGPVGAVQQEQLMREFELAQKRYEDAKAKYSQSEQAEAIESRKQGETLEVLENPSLPDRPEAPNRPVLVLVGTIIGLMVGTALAAVRELKDTSLKSLKDVRAYTQFNILGSIPLLENDFIVRRRRRLAVIGWTVAGIVCTILMAISVYYYYDTHAL; encoded by the coding sequence ATGCAGGCCACGGCTTCAACCGGATTTTTGTCGCGCCGGGCGCTGGATCTGGACGACTACCTGTCGATCATCCGGCGCCACGTGAGCTGGATTCTCGCGCCGGCGCTGGCCGGACTGACGCTGGCGGTAGTGATCACGCACCTGATGGAGGACACCTACGTCTCGACGGCGGCGATCCGCGTGCTGCCTCCGACGGTTCCCGAGAAGTTCGTGCCCTCGAACACGAGCATGCAGATGGCGACGCGGGTGGAGGCGATGAAGCAAACCATCCTGAGCCGCCAGACGTTGACCAACATCATCGAGACGTTCGACCTGTACCGGAAGGAGCGGGACCGGAGACCGATGCAGGACGTGATCGAGGAGATGGCGGGCAACATCAACGTGAGCACGCCGCAATCGCTGCGGCAGGCCGAGACGGCCGCCTTCTACATTTCGTTCTCCTATTCGGATCGGTACGCCGCGCAGCGGGTAACGCGCGACCTGATGTCGCGTTTCATCAATGAAAACCTGCATCAGCGCCAGAATGAGTCCAAGCAGACGACGCAGTTCCTGAAGGACGCCTACGACACGGCCAAGCTCGAGTTGAACGAGGCGGAACGGAAGCTGACCGAATGGAAGATGCAGAACATCGACCGGCTGCCGGAGACGATCGGCGTTTCGATGAGCCAGATGAGCGTGCTCGAGGCGCGCGTGGCGACGCTCAATTCGAGCGTGAGCCGGGCGCGACAGGAGCAATCGGTGCTCGAAGCCGAACTGCGGGCGCAGCGGGAGAAGTTGAACGCGATCATGCGTGCGCCGACGGATCCGCTGCCCGGGGCGAGGGGAGCGGCGGCGGCGCCGGGAGAGGCTTCCGAGACCGACCAGGCGCTGGCTCGGGTGGAGAAGGAACTGCAGACGCTCGAGCGCGGCCTGGAGCGGATGCTCGAGCAATACAAACCGACCTATCCGGACGTCCAGCGGCTGCAATCGCGCATCGCCACCCTGAAGAAGGAGCGCGACTCGCTGCTCGACCAGAAACTCGCGGTCGGCGCAGTGAGCCGGCCCGGCGCGCCGGCTCCGGCTGGCCCTGCCGCTCCTCGAATGAGCGCGGCCCGGGCGCGTGAGATCGCCGAAATCGAAGCGGGCATCACCCGTCTTCTCGGCCAGATTCGCGCGAAGGAAATGGAAGCCGAGCGCTACCTGAAAGAAATCGCCGACACGGACCGGCGGAGCGGCGCCGTACAGCGGAGGCTGGAACTGGGGCCGGTGGGCGCGGTGCAGCAGGAACAGCTGATGCGGGAGTTCGAACTCGCGCAGAAGCGCTACGAAGACGCCAAGGCGAAGTACAGCCAATCGGAACAGGCCGAGGCGATTGAGTCGCGCAAGCAGGGCGAAACACTCGAGGTGCTCGAGAATCCATCGCTCCCGGACCGGCCGGAGGCTCCGAATCGTCCGGTTCTGGTTCTGGTGGGCACCATCATCGGGTTGATGGTGGGGACGGCGCTGGCCGCGGTCCGTGAGTTGAAGGATACGTCGCTCAAGAGCCTGAAGGACGTGCGGGCCTATACGCAGTTCAACATCCTGGGCAGCATTCCGCTGCTCGAGAACGACTTTATCGTGCGGAGGCGGAGGCGGCTGGCGGTGATCGGATGGACCGTGGCCGGCATTGTCTGCACGATCCTGATGGCGATATCGGTTTATTATTACTACGATACGCATGCGCTCTAG
- a CDS encoding polysaccharide biosynthesis/export family protein, whose protein sequence is MTQAVRNRAGRAVFTIAVAAATTMAPVWAQEQGQANQPAEGAKSSQTPEAAAGSGAASTAAPVDPRTYKIGAEDVLRIQVWREPELSSQVAVRPDGMITVPLVGEVQVSGLTPLELTDRLKTEFGKLVNSPVVSVEVFQVKSRKYYLSGMIARPGQYPLVVPVTVLEALTLGGGPTEWANKKKIVIMRGAERIKFNWNDVIKGKNLDQNIYLEPGDIVMVP, encoded by the coding sequence ATGACCCAAGCAGTTAGGAACCGGGCCGGCAGGGCCGTATTCACGATTGCGGTGGCAGCCGCTACGACGATGGCGCCTGTGTGGGCGCAAGAGCAGGGGCAGGCCAACCAGCCGGCCGAAGGCGCCAAGAGCAGCCAGACGCCGGAAGCGGCGGCCGGCTCGGGCGCGGCGTCAACCGCGGCGCCGGTGGATCCGCGCACCTACAAGATCGGGGCCGAGGACGTTCTGCGGATTCAGGTTTGGCGCGAGCCGGAGTTGAGCAGCCAGGTTGCGGTGCGGCCGGATGGGATGATCACGGTTCCGCTGGTGGGAGAGGTGCAGGTGAGCGGGCTGACGCCGCTGGAGCTGACCGACCGCTTGAAGACGGAGTTCGGGAAGTTGGTGAACAGCCCGGTGGTGAGCGTGGAGGTATTCCAGGTCAAGAGCCGGAAGTACTATCTCTCCGGAATGATCGCGCGCCCCGGGCAATATCCCCTCGTGGTGCCGGTGACGGTACTGGAAGCGCTGACGCTGGGCGGAGGGCCCACTGAGTGGGCGAACAAGAAGAAGATCGTCATCATGCGCGGGGCCGAGCGGATCAAGTTCAACTGGAACGATGTGATCAAGGGGAAGAACCTGGATCAGAACATCTATCTGGAGCCGGGCGACATCGTGATGGTTCCCTAG
- a CDS encoding EVE domain-containing protein has protein sequence MRYFLAKSEPSVYSIDDLARDGKTVWDGVRNAQALRAIRAMAPGDVVFIYHSGGISATVGWAKVASPPRPDPKEAALTVVDLVFGGKFDVPVALAEVKQSGRFADWALVRQSRLSTMEAPAEFAEMVRAANPKQKF, from the coding sequence ATGCGTTACTTTCTCGCCAAGTCCGAACCTTCCGTCTACTCGATCGATGACCTGGCCCGCGACGGAAAGACCGTCTGGGACGGTGTCCGCAACGCGCAAGCGCTCCGCGCCATCCGCGCGATGGCCCCGGGCGACGTCGTCTTCATCTACCACTCAGGGGGTATCTCGGCCACGGTCGGCTGGGCCAAGGTCGCCTCGCCTCCCCGCCCGGATCCGAAGGAGGCCGCACTAACCGTCGTCGATCTGGTTTTTGGCGGGAAATTCGACGTGCCCGTCGCTCTCGCCGAAGTGAAACAGTCCGGCCGCTTCGCCGATTGGGCCCTCGTGCGCCAGAGCCGGCTGTCGACGATGGAGGCGCCGGCCGAGTTCGCCGAAATGGTACGCGCCGCGAATCCCAAACAGAAATTCTGA
- a CDS encoding SDR family oxidoreductase translates to MERFLEGQIAVVTGGTRGIGRAIAHALAAAGAAVALCGREENSSARAAADIAAETGSHVFGTACDVARRASVRRFFEAVERELGTPSILVNNAGIGIFAPLAALAEDDWSRLIETNLSGVFHCSQEAIEHFRKRGGGFLIHIGSLAGKNPFAGGAAYNASKFGLLGMAEAMMLDHRHENIRVSTVMPGSVDTDFSPRSTPASWKIAPEDIAEIVLSILRMPERTLVSRVEVRPSRPPKS, encoded by the coding sequence ATGGAACGTTTTCTCGAAGGCCAAATCGCCGTCGTCACCGGCGGAACGCGCGGGATCGGACGCGCCATCGCCCACGCTCTTGCCGCGGCCGGCGCTGCAGTCGCCCTCTGCGGGAGGGAGGAAAACAGCTCCGCGCGCGCCGCCGCCGATATCGCCGCCGAGACCGGATCGCACGTGTTCGGCACGGCCTGCGACGTCGCCCGCCGGGCCTCGGTCCGCAGGTTCTTCGAGGCCGTCGAGCGCGAACTCGGCACGCCGTCGATCCTGGTGAACAACGCCGGCATCGGCATCTTCGCACCGCTCGCAGCGCTCGCCGAAGACGACTGGTCCCGCCTCATCGAAACCAACCTGAGCGGCGTATTTCACTGTTCGCAGGAAGCGATTGAGCACTTTCGCAAGCGCGGCGGCGGCTTTCTGATCCACATCGGGAGCCTCGCCGGAAAGAACCCATTCGCGGGCGGCGCCGCCTACAACGCATCGAAATTCGGCCTGCTCGGGATGGCCGAGGCGATGATGCTCGATCACCGCCACGAGAACATTCGCGTGTCCACCGTCATGCCCGGCTCGGTGGATACGGACTTCTCCCCGCGCTCGACGCCGGCGTCCTGGAAGATCGCGCCCGAGGACATCGCCGAGATCGTTCTGTCGATCCTGCGAATGCCCGAACGCACGCTCGTCAGCCGCGTCGAAGTGCGGCCTTCACGCCCCCCGAAATCCTGA